The Erigeron canadensis isolate Cc75 chromosome 1, C_canadensis_v1, whole genome shotgun sequence genome segment aatgattctCATAGAATATACAATAACTTTCGTAACTAATGGTTCGAACTTGAtgatttttctatatttttaatttaaaacttaaaacacattatattatattttatattctctgatattaaaatttcaaaatcaaagttattttaaaatagattcaataataatagaaaagtaattaaaaagtttgttagTAGTTGTCTTTCTCCATCTAATCATTCACTACTTGTTTACTTCCTAGTCTCCGTCTTTGAAAAACCCACAAATGTGTTCATATCTTCTTTAACTCATTTTTCCAAATTAAACTCTCCATATTCCCACCATGCCACCATCATCACATAtcttgtttatatttttgtcaTTCTTATTATCAAGAACCACAATGGTCATCTTGTGTTTGAACCAAGAAGGTCTAGATTTACTCCAAGTCAAGTCCACATGGACCGACCCAACCGGGATCCTCTCAAGCTGGAACAACAATGATCAGACTCCATGTAACTGGACCGGCATCACTTGCCACCAAACCATCTTAACGGTTATATCCATCAACCTCTCTTCGGCTAGCCTCAGCGGCCCATTTGACACCACGTTCATATGCCGGCTTCCTTCCTTAACCACCATCTCACTCCATGACAACAATTTAAACTCAACCATCCCAATATCCATCTCAAAATGTCAAAATTTGACATATCTAGACCTTTCATTAAACTACATTCATGGTGTCCTTCCATCTACCCTCACCACCATCCCAAATCTAGTATATCTTGACCTACAAGAAAACGATCTTTCGGGAGAAATTCCAAGTACTTTCGGATCATTTCCACGTCTCCAAACACTTAACTTAACCAACAACCTTCTCACCGGACCATTTCCTGCTTTTCTAGCTAATGTTACATCTCTCGTTGAGCTAGTTCTAGCTTACAATTCATTTGACCATGGTCCTATCCCACCAGAGCTAGGAAACCTATCAAATATCCAACACTTATGGCTAAGTTCTTGCGGTTTTGTTGGAACAATTCCGGATACATTTTCCAAACTACATAAGCTTGCAAATCTCGAATTATCCTACAATTCACTAACTGGTGAGTTCCCGGCTATCGTATTCCAGATTAAAAATCTTTACCAGCTTGAGCTTTACAACAACTCGTTTCATGGCGAGTTGCCAAAGAAGGAATGGGCTAGTATGACACAATTGCGAAGAATCGATTTATCGATAAATGGTTTCACTGGGACTATACCCGTTGAGTTATGCAAGTTGCCTTTATCATCACTTTGTTTGGCTGATAATAACTTACATGGTTTGATTCCTGAAAGTTTAGCTAGATCACCAAACTTATATGATCTTAGATTATTCGGTAATTCCTTGACGGGTTTACTTCCTAGTGATCTTGGAAAGAATTCGCCTTTACAAACATTGGATGTttcttataataagttattcgGTGAGCTTCCGTTAACTTTATGCGAAAATCGTGAATTAATTGATCTTGATTTGATTGGGAATTCATTTTCTGGAGAGATACCAACTAGCCTTGGAGAATGCAAGAGTTTAAGACGAATTCGTGTAAGTGAGAACAAGTTTTCGGGTCAAGTTCCATTGGAAATTTGGGGGTTGCCTCATGTTTATCTTCTTGATCTTGCTCAAAATTTGTTTTCGGGTAATCTATCTAATATGATCTCTGGAGGGGttaatctttcttcaatttcGATTTCAGGGAATACTTTTTCGGGTAGTTTACCAAATGAAATAGGATCTTTAATCAATTTGGTTGAGTTTTATGCTAGTGATAACAAGTTGATTGGAGAGATTCCAGAATCTTTATTTAAGTTAGACCATTTGGGGACACTTGATCTTAGTCAAAACAATCTTTCGGGCCAGATATCTGAAAAAATTGAGTCTTTGAAAGAGCTTAATGAACTTAATTTAGCAAACAATAAGTTTACAGGCGAAATCCCCAACGAAATTGGTAATTTACCTGTTCTTAATTATCTTGATCTTTCGGGTAATTTGTTTTATGGAAAGATTCCATCAGGGCTAGGAAATTTGATACTAAATAAGTTGAATTTATCAAACAATCAACTTTCTGGAGAGATCCCTTCTGAATATTCAAAACCAGTTTATCGAGATAGTTTCTTAGGGAATCCGGGTTTATGTGGTGGGTTTAGCCATGGCTGCGTTGAAGAAAACCCGAAGAAAAGTAATCATAATTTATGGCTTCTTAggtttatattcatttttgcTGGACTAGTTTTGGTTATTGGTGTGGTTTGGTTTGTTTTCAAGTATCATAAAATCAAGAAATCGAACGATGAAGGAGTGTCGATATCCAAGTGGAGATCTTTTCACAAATTGGGTTTTAGTGAATTCGAAATTGTTCAACTTTTGAATGAAGATAATGTTATAGGAAGTGGTGCTTCAGGGAAAGTTTATAAAGCGATTCTTAGCAATGGGGAACCCGTTGCGGTAAAAAAGTTATGGGAAAGACAGTCAAAAAAGAAGGATGATTTGGATTTACAAAAAGATGAGTTTGATAGTGAAGTGGAGACATTAGGTAAGATCAGGCATAAGAATATAGTTAAGTTATGGTGTTGTTTTAAGAGCGGAAACTCGAAGCTTTTGGTATATGAATATATGCCAAATGGAAGTTTAGGTGACTTGTTGCATAGTAACAAAGGTCGATTTTTGGAATGGTCGATGAGGCTGAAGATCATTGTTGATGCGGCCGAGGGGTTGTCTTATTTGCACCATGATTGTGTTCCTCCTATTATTCATAGAGATGTGAAATCGAATAATATACTATTAGATGAAGAATATGGAGCTAGAATCGCAGATTTTGGTGTGGCAAAATTCATCAACGTTGCGAGTCAAGGGTCTGAATCGATGTCTGTTATTGCTGGTTCGCGTGGATATCTTGCTCCAGGTATGATATATACATTTATCCCATTTTCTATAATGCAAATCTAAAATTTCATTTGTGATTAATGTAATATAGTTGTAAATTAATGTCGTTTAGAATATGCATACACGCTTCGTGTAAATGAGAAGAGCGACATCTACAGCTTTGGAGTCGTGATATTGGAACTAGTGACAGGAAGGAAACCAGTAGACGACGAGGGAGATTTGGCCGCGTGGGTGCAAACAAAGGTGAACCAAAAGGAGTATGATAATGTGGTAGACCATGAACTCGAATATGAATCCAAAGAGCAAATCTATAGGGTTCTTGAAATCGGTTTGTCGTGCATTAGCCCTGTTCCTTTGAACCGACCCTCGATGCGTACTGTTGTGAAGTTACTTCAAGAAGTTACTCCGGATGGGAAACAAAAATCTACCATTCACAAAGATGGGAAGGTATCTCCTTATTTAGAAGAAAATGACTCTGATCAAGCAAGTTTGTGTTGATCTAAGGTATCTTATATTATGCATTGAAATGTATATTGTTAGCTTAATGCTGTCATAAGTTATGCAATCAGATCATGTGTAAATTTAAGTTTATTGATATTACGTCAGCAACACACTGAGTCACTTTTATTTATAATCCACCAAAACTTAATttgttggaaaaagaaaaaaaaaacccaaaataccAAAACGTCAACTCGTCCACTGGGGTTGCAGCCAAGTTGAGGCCTCGAGTTTTAGGGTGAATAAGTTGGCACCAAACACCCGGTTACCCTGGTCTTAGCCTTTTAGGTTGATTTAGTTTTAGAGTTTAtatttagattttttaaaattttaatatagtttGATTCCTATCTGACTAGCATCCATTCTAAATTTTACGGATATGATGTGTAGTACGTTGGACGTATTAGATATACAGTGGCAATAAATTGAAGGTTCagtttctatatataaatagttatatgtcTATTTTTGGGGACGTATCGAAGTGGTAATCTTTTGTGAGGGAGTGTTTGTCGGCATTTTGCCGTCCATATTAagtaacataaataaattttcagTTGGATGcaaaaaaatattgattttctCATATAGATACCTCATTTGTCTAAAGAGTTAACAGATAAAGAACATTTGAATTGCTTAAgtattaatgaattaatttgtAACATATGAATagaatagaattttttttttttttacacaataAGGGTCATATTAGGTGCATTATTGTGGGTTGAAGTTTGGTCGGGTTATGTAACTTGGATAGAAGTGGAAGGTGGTGAAAGTGACAATAGATGATAATTACCACCAACTACTGACATTTGGCCCAAAGTCCTTGACTTAAGAGCAAGTTGTAGAAAGGGCAAAGAAAATTAGCAAAGTGAAAGGGACATAAAATGACCGAGCGGTCAAAAGGTTGACTGGAGACTAGTTTTGAGATCTTTTAAAATGCCGTGATTGCCTCGGATGATTGGATATCGATTCACTATTTTTAACTTGTTATCTACAAACAAACTTTTAGAAGTAcgtaaaatataatttattatatcaCGATGTATAAATTGTCTACGTGAAGAAAGCAAATTGATTAAATATCTAAAAGTGTAATGAATAAAAATCAATCGATAATATGCAAAACTTATATTTGTATCTATTAGTATAAGTGTAGAGCTCAATTACTTGAAAATGATTTCTTTGCACTCGTCTTGGgatgtttagacttaaaaatcGGTACAAATATACGATATTACATTTACTAGTAGTGTgaacaatttttatatattttaaatgtaaaaattttaaatttattcgTACTTATTAATGTGtacaatttataaataaaagtgtTCAAAATCTAACAAAGTAAATGTTCGTGAGGGTACCACAAATCACACGCATTTACACCAAAAAAGTTCTTACATTAGCTAGTCACCATGTAACTACACAACACCATACCATACCATAACAGTAactattaaaatgaaaaatgggtTACGCAGGTATCGTAGCTGAATAGCCACACAATCCTCTAATATGTTGATGTAAAACCCAATAAAGACAAAACAACCACCATGATGCCCCTTTTGTCACGGCTATATCAACGTTGAGCCTCAACGCTGCAAACCAAACCATGCCGGTTCCATATTAAGGGTATTGGAGCCCTAAATTAATTCCTAACATTTTGTTCTCTAAACAATTTTGGTCTAATAGCTCGAAATCTAACCTTTGATTTCTTTATTCCTCCTTTATTGTAGATTAATTtctagatatatttttttgaaaggtgaatttcgcttgaaacttcttatcgcgattcgacagtgagaggtctaacatacgttgtcttaaccgggtccgcgctagagagctcactcgaagtagaaatgcttatttcaaataGCTCATGCGTCCATGGCATATGGATTGTTGTGAACTTGACATGATTCTCAAACTTGGGCTTTTTGCCATCAGCCCATTAACCAATGGGTTCTACACTTCTACTTTCATGACGAGTAAATACTTGTGACTTCTAAGAATTGGTTGCCTCAATTGCAAAAATAAGTTATTATAAAACCTAAGATTGGATATTCGAAAATTTTTCCTAACAACCTTCAACTCATGAAAGGAAATGCACAATTTATAAAGGTTTTCAGTAAAATCATTAAACCCGTgaagaaaatttacaaaatctCAAAGTTTCACATACCAAGACAATTAAATTCGTGGAGAAAAACcaaataatatttcaaatttttttccaaaattgttgAACTAAGGAAAATAAATACTAAGCTTTGTGCTTTAACAACTACAATTCCGATACAGCATTAAACAAGGGTAAAAATCTCTTTACGCAatacaaaagaagaaaagttaTTGGTTAAAAATAATTAGTATGATAAGACATCGACATTGTCATTTGTAACCCATTTAGCAAttaaatgtaatgtaatattTATCCTTTCTTAGTTCTTTTTCCTTGATTTATGGATCCATTGTTTGTAAGTCTAGCATTTCACTTTTATACTTGGattttgctaaataaagccctaagggctttcgttataatgcattaattagttgtataattatcataaaaatcaGAGGACGACATTTAATATAGAAacgtacaatctttttatgcactGAAGCCTTAGACTTCTTTTAGCTTCTTTCCTTTATATTTCCTTCCACTTTCTCTTTCTTAACTTTCTCACTCTAAAACCAACAATACATTTTTAACTCATTAATCACTTATAATTTCTACTCAACAATTGGTACCAGAGCCAATTGTACCCGACGAAACAAGCCCAACAAATACATTTTTAACTCATTAATCACTTCTAATTTCTACTCAACAATTGGTACCAGAGCCAATTGTACCCGACGAAACAAGCCCAATCTGCAATTTGATGAGATCTCGTTGAGCAAACATTATGAGTTTTTGCTTCGACTTTGGAGTTATTCAAATTTTGATTGATTTAGGCCGGAAGTCTTTATGGAAACAGTTTCTTTATCTTCAAACAGAGTCAAGACATGACTGTATACATCTTACCTCCTCGTACCCTGCTTTTATTGGATATTGTTCTTGTGATATAGACAAATTTTACAGTTGGACGAGCTAAGGTAGAGGTGAAAAGGAGGGAAAGTGGTAGGAGAGGAGATGAACTTGGTGGTCGTCTTTCTTGTAGTAATTTGTTGTAAAATTTGATTCACTAAAAAATGTTTGAACAATTGAGGATATGAAAGTTTAACAGTTTGAAGAGGTAAAATTTTTTATAGTATATCAAGTTTTGGTATACACAATATATAGTTTTTCAACCTTTAAGGACTGCTTCCATGAAcactataaaaagaaaaagaaaaacatcatGTTTACTATACAGCTCTCCATATTGACTCCGTTATCATAGAGTAACTTCAAGTTTCTCTCCATCGAAGCTCAACATGCACCACACCGTTCTTTGAATCTATGAGATGAAACTTATCGTTAATCCGGCCATTGTACACTACATCAGAAAGGTTTATGTCTACATGACCTAGTTTTTCCTGCAATTAGTGGAAAGCATTACTTAATTTGATGTACTTTAAAATTATGAACTGCATTCAAAGGTTAAAGAATAATGTAAAAACCTTTGAGAAGAAACTCATGCGTGTTCTCTTGCTCATAATTTGTACATGTATTTTATCATGTGTAGGAGGTTCGTCCATCATGAACTGAAACTCTTCGTTCCACCTGGGATCTCGAGTTCTTTTAACAATCTgttacaaaaagtataaaaCCGTCAAGTCAAAGAATGTGTTTTCGCCCGAATGATCATAGATCAGATGGTACCGCCACCATGTGACCACATGGGCATGAGTTCTATGCAGTACGCCCCCTCTGGGTACCAAGAAGGTGTCCTACCGTTTTACCCGTTTTTTAAGAATATGTTTTCAACGTAAGAATCAATGTGAATACtcatatttcaaaaaaaatatagttgatGGTAATAAAATCTATGGCAGATGTAATACGTACAAAACCGCAGAATTTAAAATTGCAATTTCCAAAGCAACGAGTGTGAACCAATTAAAGGACAAAATCTTAcctttgttttctttgtttctCCTCTAAATATGACCACTGCATATGGATTGTTGTGACGATCCCCCTCTACATCCTCAGCCCCTTGGACTGTCACCAAAAGCACACCGGCTCCACTTGGGCTTTCACCACCACACTTCATACCGTTTCCTTTCTGAACAGGGGTAGGGGGTTCGCTTAAAAGATCATGATCGTCCTTGAAAGGTGAATAAGTCATCTCCAACATAATCTGCCCTCTCTGTTGATGCTTATGGGGATCCATTATATTGGTGTTTTTTAGCAAATCAAGTGTTAGTTCCATGGTCTCGTTGGGTGTTAGAAGTTTCAATGGCACCACTTGCATCCCCAATCGGTCATGGCTGCCTACCTAAAGGGCAAATAAGGATCAAGTTTCTACCAAAGGGTATTTTGGTTATTTGTAATTAGTCTGAAACTCGAAAGTGAAGGGGTACCTTGTCCCAATCATAGACATTAACTTGAAGTGTTTGAGCTTCTGGGTCCTTAACTACAAGCTTGAAAGTCTCGTTCCACACAGGATTTAATGTCTTTTTCTTGATTGTCGTTTTCTTTGAAGGCAACATCTCTCCAGATAATTTTAGTTTCACATATGGATCCGATAATCCCAATATATCCATCTTCATGAGCTTTGTTGCCCTTAGAACCCTCACATGTAGGACTCCAACGGGCCTTTTCACAATGCCACTGACAAAAATGTATTGTAAAAAGCATAACCAATTAACTACAAGATTGAAAATGCATTTACAAGGGTGCGGGACTCAAGGTATTTTGAATGATAGATaatattagttaaaaatatttCTCTTATGTTACCATCATACAACTTTAGCAAAAAGCATAACAAATTAACTACAATTTTTTTAGAAGcataacaaatttttttcttaGTGCTCAAAAAACAAACCTACTCAGTTTGATCAAACGAGACACTTAATAGAATGCTTAAGTACTATTTACCGAAATGTATATTAATCTCTCCTTCCCATGGAAAATGCAACTTTTCTTTGTCTGTAAAGATACCAATTACCAAGTTTAAATTAGCCATTGCCCGTTGTCATCATTGACTTAGGGTCTACAAAATTTCTTTAGTTGTCTTTATTGTAAGGGTTCTCTAGATATATAACAATTGGTCATAAAATTCACTTTAACTATTTGTCTATTTAGAGTGTACAAAATCGTCAGTGGGATAATGCAGCGTCATGAACAAGAGGACTAGAACACTGTGAAAAGCTACATCAAGAAGTCACTTACAGTGAAGAATCAAGAATCGGTATATCAAGACTTTGTGGCCATAGGTAAAGTTTTGCTacttctttttttataatatcCTGCACAAAGCCAAAGAGATTTTAGTGTTTCTTGTTTGTTAGGAGTCGTATACATTTGAAAGAGAAACTGTTAAATATGAACCTGCACTAATCGATAAAGGCCAGGGATGGACATAACATCACCACCTAGCACCTTCAGCCCAAAGTCAACATGAGGCTAAAAAAAGTTTAGAGAAAGGATTATATACACAGATCTAATTAAGAAATATGATCAAACAGCTATAACAATTAACAACTAGAGGTGGAGTGATACTTTCATGTTAGTGACAATTCGGGCCATGTGTTACTTTCGTAGGATCAAGGGACAAAGATTTTTTTCTTTAGATATAGCTTTtaaaaatgggtcaaatgggagTTGAACAGGTGAAACAGGTCATAAGTCGCCCCAAGGGTATTTTTATATAATgccttagtttttttttcccaaataATAACATACTATAACTTTGTAATCACATttgatatacaatatatatagataaaggtAATTAACACAAAAGATTTCATGTCACTCGACCAGACCTGACATTTTCACCTCGTACAGATAAAACGCCCTCTCTAACCCGTAATCCAACCCTCCTgacccatccattttgccacctccgATAACAAGCAAAGTTTTAGGAAGTACCTTCTCCATCAAAGATACAACGACATTGGAAAAACATGGGAAAGTTGGGACAAGTGGCTTCAATGTAATCCTTGGAAGAGCAAACACTTGCAGATCCACCAACTGAGAAGCAACCAGAAGTTCACAATCAGATTACATAAAAGGACACCATCTCCTTTTATGACGGGCGTGGTTTTCGTTAACGGCATGAGCTTACTTGAATTTTGATACACAGAGAAGATATTTTTACAGCTATGACTATATTTGAATTTCCTGCCCATTTGATTGCTGGTTCCATCACTAATTGGTTCTCATTGGTCTCGTAGACTTTAACACCTGCAAACCATTAGCATGAGAACCAATATTTAGAAGCGAttgcaaataataaaaatgcCAAAGCTATACTAATTTACCTTGAAATGTAGGTGGAAGAGTCCCAAGGCATAACGTCTCAAAAGTGATTGCTTCTATAGCCCGGTGCCCATTTCCAATATAATCAGCCACCATTGGTTCTGCTGTCTGCCTAATTGAAGCACACATTGCCTGTACGTCAAAAAACATTAAAGCTTTTAGCCCAAAAGATGAACCAAGGAACATTTTTCTTAAACATTCCGGTTTTTACAATATACCTTGTCAAGATAAGGCCACATATACGAAATAAACTTGTTCAGCCAGTCAACCTGTAACATGAACATtgcaaagctaaaaaaaaaaaaaaaagatacggtttatattttatcaattttgtgAAGGACATACATACACGATCATAATCAGGATTTTTCAACCACAGAGGAATCTCGGGAACTAATTCGTGTAGACTATCTAAATCAAGCTCGGAAATTGACCTCACAACTGGATCCTGAAGTAGCATGCATGCATGTGCATTCAGTTAAACCAAGCAAAAGTCGAACCAAAAAAACAACATTATTAATCCCAACAAATAAAGATAGTTTGGTTAGAAAAACAGCTAATAAAACAACTTTCGAACAAGAAAAACACTCATTACTGTGAAGAATAAACTCGTCTAAAAAATATACGCAACCAAAAGCATACAAGTTAACTACTCAACTGATCGACCATAAATAAATccaataacttttattttaaaaatgactTGAAAAAGATTACATGAGAAAACAGACAGAATAAACAAATACCCAAAGTCATAGaagtttgttattattatatcaaatgAACCGCCTAGAGAATCAACAATAAACCatcaaaataatctaaaaatataTAGGAATAACCTATAAAGGTGAAAGCttcaaataaaataaagctTAAAACAAATCTCAAAAAGCCCAGGAGATTTCGAGAATCATTCAACTTTTGGTCTTCACATGTGTGTTTGCAGCATAATTAAAAGAGAACACATTAAACTAATCAAAGTGTATCAATATAAATCATTGTTTGATCAAATGACAAACAACTATCCTAACAGCACAAACCAAAACAAGTATCAAATCAAGATATGTCCTTGACATGTGTGCTTGCATCAGAATAAAAAAAGGAACTCACTAATCTAATCCATGAGCACcaataaaataactacaataaaAGCTACACGGGTGGGAACCCTCTGATCCCATATACCGTTTTGGCACCAGAGTGCACACCGCATAGAACTCATGCCCGGTAAGTCACCATCCTCATATAtgggatcacaagatatagtttctatAGGCAAGTTTTGAACTTGTGATCTCTAGTCTTCATCTATGGGCCCATGGGTTCACATGATGGCGGTACCACTGGGATTTCACCCCATTGGTGAGAACCATAAGTTCTTAATATGCAATATATGATCAAACAAGGAAACTTTAAATCAAAGATTTTAACTTCAGTTTGAATACAACATTGCACCAGAAATTCATTTAAATTATCAGAGGAAAACAAAAGAGAAAATTTGAATTGAATaaagcttcaaagttcaaactatTCAGCTTTATTTCTTAGCAtgcattattaataatattacaaaaaattaagtatttttagcttaataaataaatactataATAAGCAGCAATCAAGAACTATCATTAAATCCCAATTAGTACAAACAAATTCAAATAGACCCATATAacaatttaaacaaaatcaagGAAACCCGAATGAACTCAAAACGACTGCAAacttgttttgaaaaaaacaaaatcaatatctAGAATGACATGCAGGTGTTTTACTTTTAATCAAGATTTTATATGTAAccaaaaaaagatgaaaaatattaCCTTTAATGGTTGAAACTTTGGGTCAGAATAGATGAAGAAATAAAATCCAATACAAGCACCAATAACAAAACCAAATCCAGCACCAACAATTCCCAAGAAAATGCTAAGAAATCCCATTTTAAATGTTGTTTGGTTTTAGTGGAGAAAAAACAGAGACTCTTAACTTGTAAGAAAAAACAAGTACGAGTATCTTTTTTCTAGTTTTATATGGATTTTGGGCGATAACATATGTGAAAAATATAAGTTGAGGTGATAACTAAGGAAAAAAAGTGTATTTTTATTGCTAAATTTGAGTAAAGCCTACTTAGGATTTTGGATTACTTGGGGAA includes the following:
- the LOC122581478 gene encoding receptor-like protein kinase HSL1 produces the protein MPPSSHILFIFLSFLLSRTTMVILCLNQEGLDLLQVKSTWTDPTGILSSWNNNDQTPCNWTGITCHQTILTVISINLSSASLSGPFDTTFICRLPSLTTISLHDNNLNSTIPISISKCQNLTYLDLSLNYIHGVLPSTLTTIPNLVYLDLQENDLSGEIPSTFGSFPRLQTLNLTNNLLTGPFPAFLANVTSLVELVLAYNSFDHGPIPPELGNLSNIQHLWLSSCGFVGTIPDTFSKLHKLANLELSYNSLTGEFPAIVFQIKNLYQLELYNNSFHGELPKKEWASMTQLRRIDLSINGFTGTIPVELCKLPLSSLCLADNNLHGLIPESLARSPNLYDLRLFGNSLTGLLPSDLGKNSPLQTLDVSYNKLFGELPLTLCENRELIDLDLIGNSFSGEIPTSLGECKSLRRIRVSENKFSGQVPLEIWGLPHVYLLDLAQNLFSGNLSNMISGGVNLSSISISGNTFSGSLPNEIGSLINLVEFYASDNKLIGEIPESLFKLDHLGTLDLSQNNLSGQISEKIESLKELNELNLANNKFTGEIPNEIGNLPVLNYLDLSGNLFYGKIPSGLGNLILNKLNLSNNQLSGEIPSEYSKPVYRDSFLGNPGLCGGFSHGCVEENPKKSNHNLWLLRFIFIFAGLVLVIGVVWFVFKYHKIKKSNDEGVSISKWRSFHKLGFSEFEIVQLLNEDNVIGSGASGKVYKAILSNGEPVAVKKLWERQSKKKDDLDLQKDEFDSEVETLGKIRHKNIVKLWCCFKSGNSKLLVYEYMPNGSLGDLLHSNKGRFLEWSMRLKIIVDAAEGLSYLHHDCVPPIIHRDVKSNNILLDEEYGARIADFGVAKFINVASQGSESMSVIAGSRGYLAPEYAYTLRVNEKSDIYSFGVVILELVTGRKPVDDEGDLAAWVQTKVNQKEYDNVVDHELEYESKEQIYRVLEIGLSCISPVPLNRPSMRTVVKLLQEVTPDGKQKSTIHKDGKVSPYLEENDSDQASLC
- the LOC122579296 gene encoding synaptotagmin-3-like isoform X2 — its product is MGFLSIFLGIVGAGFGFVIGACIGFYFFIYSDPKFQPLKDPVVRSISELDLDSLHELVPEIPLWLKNPDYDRVDWLNKFISYMWPYLDKAMCASIRQTAEPMVADYIGNGHRAIEAITFETLCLGTLPPTFQGVKVYETNENQLVMEPAIKWAGNSNIVIAVKISSLCIKIQLVDLQVFALPRITLKPLVPTFPCFSNVVVSLMEKPHVDFGLKVLGGDVMSIPGLYRLVQDIIKKEVAKLYLWPQSLDIPILDSSLGIVKRPVGVLHVRVLRATKLMKMDILGLSDPYVKLKLSGEMLPSKKTTIKKKTLNPVWNETFKLVVKDPEAQTLQVNVYDWDKVGSHDRLGMQVVPLKLLTPNETMELTLDLLKNTNIMDPHKHQQRGQIMLEMTYSPFKDDHDLLSEPPTPVQKGNGMKCGGESPSGAGVLLVTVQGAEDVEGDRHNNPYAVVIFRGETKKTKIVKRTRDPRWNEEFQFMMDEPPTHDKIHVQIMSKRTRMSFFSKEKLGHVDINLSDVVYNGRINDKFHLIDSKNGVVHVELRWRET
- the LOC122579296 gene encoding synaptotagmin-3-like isoform X1; this translates as MGFFSIYLEIIGLGIGFGLGLFLGFFFFFYSDSQTEALIKDPVVRSISELDLDSLHELVPEIPLWLKNPDYDRVDWLNKFISYMWPYLDKAMCASIRQTAEPMVADYIGNGHRAIEAITFETLCLGTLPPTFQGVKVYETNENQLVMEPAIKWAGNSNIVIAVKISSLCIKIQLVDLQVFALPRITLKPLVPTFPCFSNVVVSLMEKPHVDFGLKVLGGDVMSIPGLYRLVQDIIKKEVAKLYLWPQSLDIPILDSSLGIVKRPVGVLHVRVLRATKLMKMDILGLSDPYVKLKLSGEMLPSKKTTIKKKTLNPVWNETFKLVVKDPEAQTLQVNVYDWDKVGSHDRLGMQVVPLKLLTPNETMELTLDLLKNTNIMDPHKHQQRGQIMLEMTYSPFKDDHDLLSEPPTPVQKGNGMKCGGESPSGAGVLLVTVQGAEDVEGDRHNNPYAVVIFRGETKKTKIVKRTRDPRWNEEFQFMMDEPPTHDKIHVQIMSKRTRMSFFSKEKLGHVDINLSDVVYNGRINDKFHLIDSKNGVVHVELRWRET